Within Acidobacteriota bacterium, the genomic segment CCTGTTCGCGTTCTTTAGGTAAGACGCCTTTGTCCATTAGAAATTTCAAACTATACATGCCCACAACATCAGCCTTCGCTTCTTCCAATCCAGGAAACACATCGGCCAGCGCCTCCCGAATATCTTTTCGGCCCGCGGAGGTACGCGAGTACGCAGGACCAAGTCCATGGCAAATCTCATGCATGACCGTCGATGCCATATATCCCTCCGCGCTCGCTTGCGCCGCCTGCTGCGGATCCATGATGCTCTTGGCAAGCGGCAGAATTACGTAGTTCACACGCGCATCCATGTAGTTCTTGAAGAAGATCTTTTTCGTTCCCTTCTGCTCGTGAATGCGTGGATCGTTAGGGAGGTTATCAGCGACAGCCTGATAGCCGTGACGCAGGTCTCCGCCGCGAAATGGCGTGTCGAGGACCTCCATCGGCGTGGGCTGACCAGCCTTGGATGGACGGTCTTCTGGCGCGAGCGGCAGTGCGTCCTGAATCTCAGGCACGTGCTGCTGATATGTTGCGAGCTTCGCGCTCTGCGCTTCATTGCGGATCATCACGGCAGAGCCATATGAAGTCTTAACACCTAGAACGCCGTCGATATAGGTTTCATAGGGCGCCATGATCACGTCAAACTTCGGATTCTGCAGATCGACCCAGGCGAGGTCGCTCTTGTAGTAATCGTCCGAAAGGAAGGCGTCAGCGCGAAGGCGAAGGAAGTCGGCAAAGGCTTTGTCTTCCGAAAAATCGGCGGCTTCGCGAATAGCCTTCGCTGCAGGAATCAGAAACTGACGATAAGCAACGTGGTATGGAATCGCGTCAAGGCCATTCCCATTACGGCGGATTACCGTGTAAGGACTGTAGAGTTCATCCTTCTGCTCCGGATGCGCTACAACGTACTTCTCCAGTTCCTCGCGCGAGAGTCCCTCCGGATACACGCCGCGTCCCGGCGACATCTGTTGCGTTCCGATAAACGGTTTGTTGTCATTCGTCAAGTCGAAGCGGCTGCCATTGATCATCAGAAACCGGCGCAGTTGAACGTCTTTGGGAGTCTGAGACTTCTCCAGACGCTTGTAAACTTCCAATCCGTCGGGATCGTTCTGGCGCCAGAAAATCTCATCGATGTACCTCGCTGCATCCACAAGTCTGATGACCATCTGAAGTTCGCGCGACGAAAGCTTCGACTTATCGAACGGGATCACAACTCGCTTGTATTTGGCTAACCGCTCGGCGAGATCGGGGACCAGATACGGCGGCTTGGCAAAACGCGACGTGCCGTGATGTGGTGCTGATCCGGTCTTTTTTTGAGTTGATTGTCCAAGGAGTAACGAAGAAACCAGCAGCGTTGCTGACAGGGCTGTTAGGCTGGGCACGGGCGCGATTTTAACAGGGGGAAGTCACCAGGCGGACAAGGCTACTGCCAAAAGCGAATCAACTCGTCCCGCGTAAAGCCCGCGTCTCGTAACAACGCCACCAAAGTACCCGTTGGAATATCACGATTGTGTTTAGGGACAAGAGCGCGACGTTTCGAAGCGGGATGCTACAAGATGTGAGGGCTTCCTGAAACGTGATCGAGAATAACTCCGTCTTGCTCAAGAAAGGTGATAACTGCTCCCGGCTTATCGCGGGCAGCTTCGGCATACTCAAGATCCAGCGACGTAACTAGCGTCTCCTCGTCGCCAGGCACAGGTTCGTTGCGTTTTTTGAGACTCTCGATGTAACCGGTCATGGTGTCCTTCGCCATCGTCCGAGCCCTGGCGAGCGTCCGACCGCAAGTGACATAGCCGGGCAGCGCAGGAACGACCGCCGTGAAACCGCCTTCTGGCTCGGGCCTAAGAACAACATTCAAGTGTCGACGCTGCTTCTTCATAGCGCGCCCAAATCTTATACCGAAACGATCGCCCTTCTGCTCTCTCGGCACACTGAGAGCCCGGTCTTCCTTTTACTCACCGCAGTCAAGATCGCTTTTTACGGGGCAAAGCAGCCGAATTCTGTTAAGATTTCCACAGCTCTCGACGATTCTCGCACTTCCCCGAGAATGGCGACTTTACTCATCTGCTGCAACACAGATGCGATATCCTGTGTTCGTGACGCAATATCCACAATATATTGGGTCCTCGTATTGACGGCGAAGACCCCCAATCGTAAAGTGACCACGTCGCTACTGAGTTGGGCTGCTGTCTTTCGCCGCGGTGTCCGTGAGTGGAACCATTTGAGTAAACGCCTTCTTATGATCACGGAATTGCCGCTTTTTATGGTTCGTTTGAACCATGGTATTTCCGGCGTTGAGATCCCTTCTTTCCTGCCCAAAGGAGAGCCCTGTGCTTAAGCTGAAGAAGCTACAAATCCTTGGTTTCAAATCCTTCTGCGACCGTACCGAACTCAAATTTCACGGCGACGGGATTGCCGCCATCGTTGGTCCCAACGGCTGTGGCAAGTCGAACGTCTCCGACGCGATCTCGTGGGTGCTGGGCGAGCAGTCTGCGCGCACTTTGCGCGGGGCACGCATGGAGGACGTGATCTTTGCCGGAACCCGCGACCGCAAGCCCACAGGGATGGCTGAAGTTTCTCTCACGCTGATCGA encodes:
- a CDS encoding Zn-dependent hydrolase — translated: MVIRLVDAARYIDEIFWRQNDPDGLEVYKRLEKSQTPKDVQLRRFLMINGSRFDLTNDNKPFIGTQQMSPGRGVYPEGLSREELEKYVVAHPEQKDELYSPYTVIRRNGNGLDAIPYHVAYRQFLIPAAKAIREAADFSEDKAFADFLRLRADAFLSDDYYKSDLAWVDLQNPKFDVIMAPYETYIDGVLGVKTSYGSAVMIRNEAQSAKLATYQQHVPEIQDALPLAPEDRPSKAGQPTPMEVLDTPFRGGDLRHGYQAVADNLPNDPRIHEQKGTKKIFFKNYMDARVNYVILPLAKSIMDPQQAAQASAEGYMASTVMHEICHGLGPAYSRTSAGRKDIREALADVFPGLEEAKADVVGMYSLKFLMDKGVLPKEREQEYYASYVAGIFRTVRFGVGEAHGRAEMMEFNYLSEQKAITRDPSGRYHVDYTKMPDSIAALAKELLEQEATGDRNRASAWFQKYAVMPSELRSSLAQLRKVPVDVDPVQPFPEKVQ